A genomic segment from Thermostichus lividus PCC 6715 encodes:
- a CDS encoding cache domain-containing protein has protein sequence MFDWQQRFSKLLWSISGRLLVVMLLTSLLPMGAVVLYNQSESSLMMEDAEIQALKLLAIGKARSLDQLINDVLSDARLVAEDYEIQRFLRDAIDFPSDHTSIQSLLRSVNNLSHTYNDVILLTREGRSIQATDPALIGDDYSQTELWQRGIQENNFVSTVKIKSTIANEPVFVVFQRIRDNNQRLLGAVLLTLRAAAIKDIITYLVPDIRGESFLIDHHGLMLSSTNPNIDLHSLEPLSEPVIRSYFLFVPPQPIPTLSDRSNKRLRDVIFGSNRPGTLAYSENDDRRPDHVLAYAPLARKQAAVVVSVRLQEFLAPLDALAMRGLVSLLFVGGGVIVISLVVAQSITRPIRAIATAARNLKNDRFDASVLTPYTHSQDDMGELAQTFLEMALEVEHRHHQLQQQLSDLKIEIDQEKRKKAVAEITETDYFQTLRDRAHALRQQAKSAPTHPSAAGNDPQSQETPNHES, from the coding sequence ATGTTCGATTGGCAGCAGCGGTTTTCTAAACTCCTATGGTCTATTTCCGGCCGGTTATTGGTCGTCATGCTGCTGACCTCGCTGCTTCCTATGGGAGCAGTGGTACTCTACAACCAGTCGGAAAGTAGCTTGATGATGGAGGATGCCGAAATCCAAGCCTTGAAACTACTAGCCATTGGCAAAGCTCGTTCCCTTGATCAGTTGATTAATGATGTGCTCAGTGATGCCAGGCTAGTGGCGGAAGACTATGAAATTCAGCGGTTTCTGAGGGATGCGATTGACTTTCCTAGCGATCACACCTCTATCCAGAGCCTGCTGCGCAGTGTGAACAATCTCAGCCACACCTACAACGACGTGATCCTCTTAACCCGTGAGGGGCGCTCCATCCAAGCAACTGACCCTGCCTTGATTGGCGATGACTATTCGCAAACGGAGCTTTGGCAGCGGGGCATTCAAGAGAATAATTTCGTCTCGACGGTGAAGATCAAAAGCACGATCGCCAATGAACCAGTATTTGTTGTCTTTCAGCGCATTCGGGACAACAATCAAAGATTGCTAGGGGCGGTCTTACTAACGCTGCGTGCCGCTGCCATTAAAGACATCATTACCTATCTGGTGCCGGATATTCGCGGCGAGTCGTTTCTAATTGATCATCATGGCCTGATGCTCAGCAGCACCAACCCCAATATTGATTTGCACAGTTTAGAACCACTGTCCGAGCCAGTTATCCGCTCTTATTTCCTCTTTGTGCCGCCCCAACCCATTCCTACCTTGAGCGATCGCTCCAATAAGCGGCTGCGGGACGTGATTTTCGGCTCGAATCGTCCCGGAACGTTAGCCTATTCAGAAAATGACGATCGCCGCCCAGACCATGTGTTAGCCTATGCGCCACTGGCTCGAAAACAAGCAGCAGTGGTGGTTAGTGTGCGCCTACAGGAGTTTCTCGCTCCCCTCGATGCCTTAGCGATGCGGGGCTTAGTGAGTTTGCTATTTGTGGGCGGCGGGGTTATTGTCATCTCCTTAGTTGTGGCGCAATCCATTACGAGACCGATTCGGGCGATCGCCACAGCTGCTCGCAACCTCAAAAACGATCGATTTGACGCCAGCGTTCTTACGCCCTATACCCACTCTCAGGATGATATGGGGGAACTCGCACAAACATTTTTAGAAATGGCTCTAGAAGTAGAGCACCGCCACCACCAATTGCAACAGCAGCTCAGTGATCTCAAGATTGAAATTGATCAAGAGAAACGCAAAAAAGCAGTTGCAGAAATTACCGAAACAGATTATTTCCAAACCTTGCGCGATCGCGCCCATGCCCTACGGCAACAGGCAAAATCTGCCCCAACTCATCCTAGCGCAGCGGGCAATGACCCCCAGTCTCAGGAGACCCCCAACCATGAGTCCTAG
- a CDS encoding HEAT repeat domain-containing protein, which translates to MDDNDFPFLDTPDTEDALAALPSEEGDRPDPEIMLGLLTSEDVTERMLAARAFCELQDERATPHLIHLLQESCPLVRVSAAYALGRNLSTAAVDALIQQLERDWNGYVRKGIVWALGNCGVRFPFPEIYRRTLEPLIRALQTDISAVRLWAASSLGQVAEASEDAAATVIPALALALAQDTIAAVRSNCAWALGHACRKIPLGQLYTEAIDHLIAALHDSDMGVQEDAKAALFKLGDARGLQAIEDLECEPFA; encoded by the coding sequence ATGGATGACAATGATTTTCCTTTCCTCGATACCCCAGACACAGAAGATGCGCTAGCGGCGCTCCCGAGTGAGGAAGGCGATCGCCCCGATCCAGAAATAATGCTGGGGCTGCTGACCTCTGAAGATGTCACTGAGCGGATGCTAGCCGCCCGTGCCTTTTGTGAACTACAGGATGAGCGTGCCACCCCCCACCTCATTCACCTATTGCAGGAATCCTGTCCCCTCGTGCGGGTCAGTGCAGCCTACGCCCTAGGGCGCAACCTGAGTACCGCCGCTGTGGACGCGCTCATTCAGCAACTCGAGCGAGACTGGAATGGCTATGTTCGCAAAGGGATTGTCTGGGCGTTGGGAAACTGTGGTGTCCGCTTTCCCTTTCCCGAAATTTATCGCCGCACCCTAGAACCCTTGATTCGTGCCTTGCAGACCGACATTTCCGCGGTGCGTTTGTGGGCAGCTAGTTCCCTCGGACAGGTCGCTGAAGCCAGTGAAGACGCAGCGGCCACCGTCATTCCTGCCCTTGCCCTTGCCCTTGCGCAGGATACCATTGCTGCCGTTCGCAGTAACTGCGCTTGGGCGCTGGGGCACGCTTGCCGCAAAATTCCCCTAGGGCAACTTTATACCGAGGCTATTGATCACCTGATTGCTGCCCTGCACGACAGTGATATGGGGGTTCAAGAAGATGCCAAAGCCGCTCTCTTTAAGCTAGGGGATGCGCGGGGTCTGCAAGCCATCGAAGACCTTGAGTGTGAGCCATTTGCATAG
- a CDS encoding pentapeptide repeat-containing protein, translating into MNKSPLSAMEVLARYRRGDRQFMGANLTGIDLEGADLRGVNLQGANLSQANLAHANLEGANLSAANLDQANVVGAHLRGANLENALLGTIIRYPLPPAPLTPPLTVAEILQQYQRGVRQFHGLDLSQFDFEGEDLSGIDFAGCCLEGSNFKLAILQDANFAGANLRSASLAMADLQQANFAGADLRGCSLKGADRRGARYDGKTQFDPDFDPKKGGMRQVN; encoded by the coding sequence TTGAACAAGTCCCCTTTGAGCGCAATGGAGGTGTTAGCTCGCTACCGCCGTGGCGATCGCCAGTTTATGGGGGCGAACCTCACCGGTATCGACCTCGAAGGCGCGGATCTGCGGGGTGTGAACTTGCAGGGCGCGAATCTGAGCCAAGCGAACCTTGCCCATGCCAACCTTGAAGGAGCGAACCTGAGTGCGGCTAACTTAGATCAGGCCAATGTGGTTGGCGCACATCTGAGGGGGGCAAATCTTGAGAATGCGCTGCTGGGCACCATTATCCGTTATCCACTCCCACCAGCCCCCTTGACCCCGCCGCTCACTGTGGCAGAGATTCTCCAGCAGTACCAACGCGGGGTTCGCCAGTTCCATGGCTTAGATCTAAGTCAATTTGATTTTGAAGGGGAAGACCTGAGCGGTATTGATTTTGCAGGCTGCTGCTTAGAGGGCAGTAACTTTAAGTTGGCTATTCTCCAGGACGCGAATTTTGCAGGGGCGAACTTGCGATCGGCCAGCTTGGCCATGGCGGATCTGCAGCAGGCTAACTTTGCGGGGGCAGATCTGCGGGGTTGTTCCCTCAAGGGTGCCGATCGCCGTGGGGCACGCTACGATGGCAAGACGCAATTTGATCCGGACTTTGATCCGAAAAAAGGAGGGATGCGGCAGGTTAATTAA
- a CDS encoding ABC transporter ATP-binding protein, translated as MPEPLVELRGISKAFGNQRVLDNIDLCIYPDDALAILGPSGTGKSTVLRLIAGLLEPDSGEIYIAGERRQGLLQDGHHHVRMSMVFQQSALFDSLTVGENVGFYLYHHTRLPEARIREIVSEKLAMVGLSGMEDLYPAQLSGGMRKRVSLARAIADNPDDTEDDPRLLLYDEPTAGLDPIASTVVEQLIRDLKERTGHAYAIVTHQNSTIERTGDRLILLYQGRICWQGSRAEAKTTDNPYLRQFLTGDVTGPIRVLDQVGTATL; from the coding sequence ATGCCCGAGCCATTGGTCGAACTACGAGGCATCTCGAAAGCCTTTGGCAACCAGCGAGTCTTAGACAACATCGATCTTTGCATTTATCCTGATGATGCCTTGGCCATTTTAGGGCCGTCGGGAACAGGCAAGTCCACGGTTTTGCGCCTCATTGCAGGGTTACTGGAGCCGGATAGCGGTGAGATTTATATTGCGGGGGAGCGGCGGCAAGGATTGCTGCAAGACGGCCATCACCACGTGCGCATGAGTATGGTATTCCAACAGTCGGCGCTGTTTGACTCGCTTACAGTTGGCGAAAATGTCGGCTTTTATCTGTATCACCACACACGACTGCCGGAGGCACGCATCCGCGAGATTGTCAGTGAAAAACTAGCGATGGTGGGCTTATCTGGGATGGAAGACCTCTATCCAGCGCAACTCTCTGGCGGTATGCGCAAGCGGGTGAGTTTAGCCCGTGCCATTGCTGACAATCCCGATGATACCGAGGATGATCCGCGATTACTGCTGTACGACGAACCCACCGCAGGCTTAGACCCCATTGCCTCAACCGTCGTGGAGCAGCTCATCCGCGATCTTAAGGAACGCACAGGTCATGCCTACGCTATTGTGACTCACCAAAACAGTACCATCGAGCGCACGGGCGATCGCCTCATCTTGCTCTATCAAGGACGTATTTGCTGGCAGGGCAGCCGCGCCGAAGCGAAAACAACAGACAATCCTTACCTGCGGCAGTTTCTCACAGGGGATGTCACAGGCCCAATTCGAGTGCTGGATCAAGTGGGCACGGCAACCCTTTGA
- a CDS encoding urease subunit beta, whose amino-acid sequence MIPGELIPAEGTLELNAGRPTVTLTVANTGDRPIQVGSHYHFYEVNAALHFDREQAKGMRLDIPAGTAIRFEPGDERSVQLVAYGGCRHIYGFRGLVNSALDPAS is encoded by the coding sequence ATGATTCCTGGTGAACTGATTCCCGCTGAGGGGACCCTTGAACTCAATGCTGGTCGCCCCACGGTGACCTTGACGGTGGCCAACACGGGCGATCGCCCCATCCAAGTGGGATCTCACTACCATTTCTATGAAGTGAATGCTGCCCTGCACTTTGACCGCGAGCAGGCAAAGGGGATGCGCTTAGATATTCCTGCGGGCACGGCTATTCGCTTTGAGCCGGGAGATGAGCGCTCAGTACAGTTAGTGGCTTATGGGGGGTGCCGTCACATCTATGGGTTTAGAGGCCTAGTGAACAGCGCCCTTGATCCCGCATCCTAG
- a CDS encoding RNA-guided endonuclease InsQ/TnpB family protein translates to MLVREAKLLNGTAEQYQALDEAIRTAQFVRNKCVRYWMDNKSVNKAVLYAHCKDLSKEFAFAKKLNSSARQASAERAWASISRFYTNCRNKAIKKGYPKFKKHCRSVEYKVSGWKLSGDGMSITFTDDFNAGSFALYCNGEARHHILNSKINRVRVIRRADGYYAQFCLDVERKEQGQYTGNVIGIDLGLKHFYTDQNGNTVDCPKFLRRSERRLKQHQRRLSRKFRKGAKPQSKNYHKQRKRLGKVHLKVQRQRKDWAIKQARCVVASHDVVAYEDLQVKNLVKNHHLAKSIHDAGWSQFTAWLDYYGKVWDKAVVSVPPQYTTQDCSNCGHRVVKTLSTRTHSCPRCGFEMDRDQNAALNILKKGLSILGMEWLNGTFGQKGTTSQEGTLGERCTSAFDGQPDEVSALAEPRTRIPCL, encoded by the coding sequence ATGTTAGTCAGAGAAGCCAAGCTACTAAACGGCACAGCAGAGCAGTATCAGGCTCTGGATGAAGCCATCCGCACCGCTCAGTTTGTCAGAAACAAATGTGTGCGGTACTGGATGGACAACAAGAGCGTAAACAAAGCTGTTCTCTATGCCCACTGCAAAGACTTATCTAAAGAGTTTGCCTTTGCCAAGAAGTTAAACTCATCAGCAAGGCAGGCAAGTGCAGAGCGAGCTTGGGCTTCCATCTCTCGCTTCTATACCAACTGCAGAAACAAGGCGATCAAGAAAGGGTATCCCAAGTTTAAGAAGCATTGCCGTTCTGTGGAATACAAGGTATCGGGCTGGAAGCTGTCAGGAGATGGAATGTCCATCACCTTCACTGATGACTTTAATGCTGGTTCGTTTGCTCTGTACTGCAATGGAGAAGCAAGACACCATATCCTGAACTCCAAAATCAATCGGGTGCGGGTGATACGCAGGGCAGATGGGTACTATGCTCAATTCTGCTTGGATGTAGAGCGCAAAGAGCAAGGACAATACACAGGCAATGTCATCGGTATTGACTTGGGGTTAAAACACTTTTACACCGACCAGAACGGAAACACGGTCGATTGTCCTAAGTTTTTAAGACGTAGTGAACGGAGGTTAAAACAGCATCAACGCAGGTTAAGTCGGAAGTTCAGGAAAGGGGCGAAACCTCAATCCAAGAACTACCACAAGCAAAGAAAGCGACTAGGCAAAGTACATCTGAAAGTTCAACGCCAGCGTAAAGACTGGGCAATTAAGCAGGCACGGTGCGTGGTGGCATCTCACGATGTCGTGGCGTATGAAGACTTGCAGGTGAAGAATCTAGTTAAGAATCATCATCTTGCCAAATCCATCCATGATGCTGGCTGGTCTCAATTCACTGCTTGGCTAGACTACTACGGTAAGGTATGGGACAAGGCAGTAGTCAGCGTGCCGCCGCAGTACACCACGCAGGATTGCAGTAACTGTGGGCATAGGGTCGTGAAAACCTTATCCACTAGAACCCATAGTTGTCCTAGGTGTGGGTTTGAGATGGACAGAGACCAGAACGCGGCTCTGAACATCCTCAAGAAGGGACTAAGCATCTTGGGAATGGAGTGGCTCAACGGTACCTTTGGGCAAAAGGGAACCACCTCGCAAGAGGGAACGCTTGGGGAGAGATGCACCTCTGCTTTTGATGGGCAACCTGATGAAGTAAGTGCGCTCGCAGAACCAAGAACAAGAATCCCCTGCCTTTAG
- a CDS encoding GIY-YIG nuclease family protein has product MSPSSNPTPTIPALATLPRHPYIDAAGQVAPNLQSCIGVYAIFDAAEVLQYIGYSRDIRLSLQQHLVRCPNECVSYAVVSIDRPDRPWLQAIQAQWIAEVGAIPIGNAQERARWEQAIDVRPLMSVAEAEALATADPLQQPKLLKQVARRVEADILKQLHQRSLRETLVFNPKLKESGRLDLKS; this is encoded by the coding sequence ATGAGTCCTAGCTCGAACCCAACACCCACCATCCCTGCCTTAGCCACCTTGCCGCGCCATCCCTACATTGACGCTGCTGGCCAAGTGGCACCCAACCTACAGAGCTGCATTGGGGTCTATGCCATTTTTGATGCTGCCGAGGTATTGCAGTACATTGGCTATTCCCGGGATATACGGCTGAGCCTCCAGCAGCACCTTGTCCGCTGCCCCAACGAGTGCGTGAGCTACGCCGTCGTTAGCATCGATCGCCCCGATCGCCCGTGGTTGCAGGCCATTCAAGCACAATGGATAGCTGAAGTAGGGGCAATTCCCATTGGCAATGCCCAAGAGCGAGCGCGCTGGGAGCAGGCCATTGATGTGCGCCCCCTGATGAGCGTCGCTGAGGCAGAAGCTCTCGCCACCGCAGACCCATTGCAGCAACCAAAACTCCTGAAACAGGTTGCACGGCGGGTTGAGGCCGACATTCTTAAGCAGTTGCACCAGCGATCGCTGCGAGAAACCTTAGTGTTTAACCCAAAACTCAAGGAGAGCGGACGACTAGACCTCAAGTCATAG
- the rodA gene encoding rod shape-determining protein RodA → MFWTTLLRQRRWQAWLYPWRGVDWSLLIAVWLITLIGALFIHSAELHIGDKDGFQHVAVAIVGTVLALTLARIPESAFIGVHWFVYGLSCALLLAVSLFGVEANGAQSWLPIAGFNLQPSEFAKISIILTQAALLHRVPANGLAGILRVFIATAPPLLLILTEPDLGTSLVFGAITLGMLYWANARLGWIILMLSPLVAAILFALPLPYELNLWVWLLWTLAMGIVAWRSLPLGWIGAIGGIVLNLSGAGLGQLLWSVLKEYQKNRLLMFLDPDKDPLGAGYHLIQSRIAIGAGGLWGRGIFQGTQTQLGFIPEQHTDFIFSAIGEELGFAGGLLILFLFWFIGLRLLQIANSARTDFGSLLAIGLFSMLVFQAVVNIGMTVNLFPVTGIPLPFLSYGRSALLATYIGLGLVLSVANHRPRSRY, encoded by the coding sequence ATGTTTTGGACAACGCTCCTGCGCCAACGTCGCTGGCAGGCATGGTTATACCCGTGGCGGGGGGTCGATTGGTCACTGCTAATTGCGGTGTGGCTCATTACACTGATCGGTGCTCTGTTTATTCACAGTGCTGAACTGCACATCGGCGACAAAGATGGCTTCCAACACGTGGCCGTGGCAATCGTGGGAACGGTTCTTGCCCTCACCTTGGCGCGTATTCCGGAGTCAGCATTTATAGGTGTCCACTGGTTTGTCTATGGCCTAAGCTGTGCGCTGCTGCTGGCCGTGAGTTTATTCGGCGTTGAGGCCAACGGTGCTCAGAGTTGGCTGCCCATCGCTGGCTTTAACTTACAACCCTCAGAGTTTGCCAAAATTTCAATTATTCTTACCCAAGCGGCTCTGCTGCATCGGGTACCGGCCAATGGACTGGCGGGCATCCTGCGCGTCTTTATCGCTACGGCTCCGCCGTTGTTGCTCATTTTAACCGAGCCGGATCTGGGCACCTCCCTAGTGTTTGGTGCCATCACCCTAGGAATGCTCTACTGGGCCAATGCCCGCCTCGGCTGGATTATCCTCATGCTCTCGCCCTTGGTGGCGGCCATTTTATTTGCCCTTCCCCTGCCTTACGAATTGAACCTATGGGTCTGGTTACTGTGGACCTTGGCGATGGGGATTGTGGCATGGCGCAGCTTACCTTTAGGGTGGATTGGTGCCATTGGTGGCATTGTGCTCAATTTGTCCGGAGCCGGACTGGGGCAACTGCTGTGGAGTGTCCTTAAGGAGTATCAGAAAAATCGTCTTTTGATGTTTTTAGACCCCGATAAAGATCCATTGGGGGCGGGGTATCACTTGATTCAGTCGCGGATTGCTATCGGTGCAGGGGGCCTATGGGGACGCGGGATTTTTCAGGGCACCCAAACCCAGTTGGGCTTTATTCCAGAGCAGCATACTGACTTTATTTTTTCGGCCATTGGTGAGGAATTGGGGTTTGCTGGCGGCCTGCTGATTCTTTTTCTCTTCTGGTTTATTGGCCTACGGCTGCTGCAAATCGCTAACAGTGCTCGCACTGATTTTGGGTCGCTGTTGGCGATCGGGTTGTTTTCGATGCTGGTGTTTCAAGCGGTTGTCAATATTGGCATGACCGTCAATCTGTTTCCGGTGACTGGTATTCCCCTTCCTTTTCTCAGTTATGGGCGATCGGCGTTGTTGGCAACCTACATTGGCTTGGGTCTGGTGCTTTCCGTGGCCAACCACCGACCGCGATCGCGCTACTAG
- a CDS encoding NAD(P)H-dependent oxidoreductase gives MAETPVPPETVLHQLQWRYATKKFDPSRPIPDSLWQVLCQSLVLAPSSFGLQPWKFFVITTPDLRQALLPHTWNQRQVVDASHLVVFAIKTGINAADVDRYLARQAEVHNTSVENLQKYGDIVKGFLQSPPYPLNLDEWSTRQVYIALSQFMVTAAMLGIDTCPMEGFLPQEYDRVLGLPDQGYHAVVVCAAGYRAADDKYATLPKVRYPLEAVIEVR, from the coding sequence ATGGCGGAAACACCCGTCCCCCCTGAAACCGTCCTGCACCAGTTACAATGGCGGTACGCCACAAAAAAATTTGATCCCAGCCGACCCATTCCCGATAGTCTTTGGCAGGTTCTCTGTCAAAGCTTAGTTTTGGCTCCCTCATCCTTTGGCTTGCAGCCGTGGAAGTTTTTTGTGATTACCACCCCTGACCTTCGGCAGGCGCTTTTACCCCATACCTGGAATCAACGCCAAGTAGTTGATGCCTCTCATTTAGTAGTGTTTGCCATTAAAACAGGGATTAACGCCGCAGATGTGGATCGCTACTTGGCTCGCCAAGCCGAAGTGCACAACACCAGCGTAGAAAACTTACAAAAGTACGGCGACATCGTCAAAGGATTTCTGCAATCGCCGCCCTACCCTCTCAACCTCGATGAGTGGTCAACTCGCCAAGTGTATATTGCCCTGAGCCAGTTTATGGTCACCGCCGCCATGCTGGGCATAGATACCTGCCCCATGGAAGGATTCCTACCGCAGGAATACGACCGCGTGCTAGGCTTACCCGATCAGGGCTACCATGCCGTTGTGGTTTGCGCTGCTGGCTATCGCGCCGCCGATGACAAGTATGCCACCTTACCTAAGGTGCGCTATCCCCTTGAGGCCGTGATAGAAGTTCGTTAA
- a CDS encoding iron uptake porin, whose product MKKTYLLAGSLSLLGVVAGANIATANEPASFENLIAAEPQNLQVSEALPAPNAIADASGAITSVNQLLANEESMGQVTSVSQLSDVRPTDWAYQALASLVEKYGCIAGYPDGTFRGNRAATRYEMAAALNACLDVISDRFATKEELATLQKLMDEFAAELATLRGRVDNLEARTAALEATQFSTTTKLTGTAVMSVQYGGRFSSSALTANPPFSLGSGVPSSTVPGSTSPPGFFPIVSFTPTQTNPTVIAAVILNLNTSFTGTDLLQTSLSTGNGGLDAISTYGVGLNQNPFAYGTGIGGNPTATFGAPLPYFSPSQYYWSGFGPGVNLYRLAYSFKPTQDVTITAGPQFYPSDIIDTNSWANSPASDFGTYFFINNPFIVPYALNFLGGAGAAIQWNPNEGPFTARALYIAANAGNPFSGALPSGGFAGDPFQGSLELEYANTFGNGRNSYAVKLQGTYSKTYGVESRAGGLNFELNLGRLGIFGRAGVAGIPASYNPRMSPLPYSFLGFPASGMMAYSFMAGIGYKDLLVPGSVLAAAAGAPFINSAPSAGFINNANQVNVEAFYKFPISDNISITPIFTAIINPNNTNGAGLISGQPILQGVIRTTFTF is encoded by the coding sequence GTGAAAAAAACGTACCTTTTAGCGGGTAGCTTGAGCCTACTGGGTGTTGTTGCAGGGGCCAACATTGCTACAGCTAATGAACCCGCTTCCTTTGAAAATCTGATTGCGGCCGAACCCCAAAATCTACAAGTTTCCGAAGCGTTGCCTGCCCCCAATGCCATTGCGGATGCCTCTGGTGCCATCACTTCAGTCAACCAGCTATTGGCAAACGAAGAATCCATGGGTCAGGTGACCTCGGTATCTCAGTTGTCAGATGTTCGCCCAACGGACTGGGCGTACCAAGCCTTGGCATCCCTCGTTGAAAAATATGGTTGTATTGCGGGTTATCCCGATGGCACCTTCCGTGGCAACCGTGCCGCCACCCGTTACGAAATGGCTGCTGCCCTGAACGCCTGCTTGGACGTTATTAGCGATCGCTTTGCCACCAAAGAAGAACTCGCCACCCTGCAAAAACTGATGGATGAGTTCGCTGCTGAACTGGCCACCCTACGCGGTCGTGTCGATAACCTTGAAGCACGGACTGCTGCCCTCGAAGCGACTCAATTTTCGACCACTACTAAACTCACCGGTACTGCCGTGATGTCGGTGCAATACGGTGGCCGCTTTAGCAGCAGTGCGCTTACCGCCAACCCACCCTTTAGCCTTGGTTCGGGTGTTCCCAGCAGTACCGTTCCGGGGAGTACTTCACCTCCTGGATTTTTCCCGATTGTCTCTTTTACGCCAACCCAAACTAATCCAACAGTTATTGCGGCGGTTATTCTCAACCTGAATACCAGCTTCACAGGCACTGACCTGCTGCAAACCAGTCTTTCGACAGGGAATGGTGGGTTGGATGCTATCAGTACCTATGGGGTTGGTCTCAACCAGAACCCCTTCGCCTACGGCACTGGGATTGGTGGTAACCCAACAGCTACCTTTGGTGCTCCCTTGCCCTACTTCAGCCCTAGCCAGTACTACTGGTCCGGTTTTGGTCCTGGTGTAAACTTGTACCGCTTGGCCTATAGCTTCAAGCCTACGCAGGACGTTACGATTACCGCCGGTCCGCAGTTCTATCCTAGCGACATCATCGACACCAACAGTTGGGCCAACTCCCCAGCCAGTGACTTTGGCACCTACTTCTTCATCAACAACCCCTTCATCGTGCCCTATGCCTTGAACTTCTTGGGTGGTGCGGGTGCTGCGATTCAGTGGAACCCCAATGAAGGACCATTTACTGCTCGGGCGCTCTACATTGCTGCCAATGCAGGTAACCCCTTCTCTGGCGCGCTTCCCAGCGGTGGCTTTGCAGGTGATCCCTTCCAAGGATCGCTTGAGTTAGAGTATGCCAACACCTTTGGCAATGGCCGCAACAGCTATGCTGTTAAACTGCAAGGCACCTACTCCAAAACCTATGGGGTCGAAAGCCGTGCCGGTGGTCTTAACTTTGAGCTCAACCTTGGTCGCTTAGGGATTTTTGGTCGTGCTGGTGTTGCCGGTATTCCGGCGAGCTACAATCCACGGATGTCTCCCTTGCCCTACTCCTTCCTAGGGTTCCCTGCCTCTGGTATGATGGCCTACTCCTTCATGGCGGGGATTGGCTACAAAGACTTGTTGGTTCCGGGGTCTGTGTTGGCGGCTGCTGCGGGCGCACCGTTTATTAACAGTGCTCCTTCCGCTGGCTTTATCAACAATGCTAACCAAGTTAACGTTGAAGCTTTCTACAAGTTCCCCATCAGCGACAACATCAGCATTACGCCTATCTTCACGGCGATCATTAACCCCAACAACACCAATGGTGCTGGGCTTATTTCTGGTCAGCCAATTCTTCAAGGCGTCATTCGGACAACCTTCACGTTCTAA